The following coding sequences are from one Streptomyces dengpaensis window:
- a CDS encoding CsbD family protein, whose translation MSVGQTIKHKTQELKGRITERIGRTTRNRRLQREGRTDRVSGNLKQAGDKAKDAFRR comes from the coding sequence ATGAGCGTCGGACAGACGATCAAGCACAAGACACAGGAACTCAAGGGCCGGATCACCGAACGCATCGGCCGCACCACCCGCAACAGGCGCCTGCAGCGCGAAGGCAGGACCGACCGGGTCTCCGGAAACCTGAAGCAGGCCGGCGACAAGGCCAAGGACGCCTTCAGGCGCTGA
- a CDS encoding PRC-barrel domain-containing protein, producing MIHSADIREWRNRSVLDPKGHKIGVLEAIYVDTTTDEPAVATVRTGLPTRHHLAFVPLDEATLGPDYVKVSYAKALVKKAPSVGMDDILPAESEEAIFQHYDMAYQTGAGGERQLARR from the coding sequence ATGATCCATTCAGCCGACATCCGCGAGTGGCGCAACCGCAGCGTCCTCGACCCGAAGGGCCACAAGATCGGCGTGCTCGAAGCGATCTACGTGGACACCACCACCGACGAACCGGCAGTGGCCACGGTCCGCACCGGACTCCCCACCCGCCACCACCTGGCCTTCGTACCCCTCGACGAGGCGACCCTCGGACCCGACTACGTCAAGGTCTCCTACGCCAAGGCGCTGGTGAAGAAGGCGCCCTCGGTCGGCATGGACGACATCCTGCCTGCCGAGTCAGAGGAAGCGATCTTCCAGCACTACGACATGGCCTACCAGACGGGCGCAGGCGGCGAGCGGCAACTCGCGCGCCGCTGA
- a CDS encoding MBL fold metallo-hydrolase, with protein MTDESAETSGTNRRTFLKRASIAAAVPTAAAVLGATLPGTAFAAGPAAGLPDYAPVPSGSFGPALNEDGYFVGQIKGNLYWVTDGSYQAMFLTTRDGVVLVDAPPTIGHNLKRAIDKVTEANGRPSTVTHLVYSHSHADHIGAASIFGKDVTIVGHGETRRLLRLDGDVNRPAPSVTFTDRYTLRVGGETLELAHHGANHSPDNIFIYAPAYATLMVVDVIYPGWVPFRNLAVSVDIPAWIKAHDIAMKYPWTTLVGGHLGRLGVRADGDLQKQYVNDLMASTRAASASVDPTPYFEKYGPTGNGWAITKTYFDAVTEEAARPIIEKYIGLLGGADVFTYDNAFTMYESLRIDAGELGPFGIKP; from the coding sequence ATGACTGATGAGTCCGCAGAGACGAGCGGAACCAACCGCCGCACGTTCCTAAAGCGCGCGTCGATCGCCGCCGCAGTTCCCACCGCCGCGGCCGTGCTCGGCGCTACGCTGCCTGGCACCGCCTTTGCGGCCGGGCCGGCCGCCGGCCTGCCCGACTACGCACCAGTCCCCTCGGGCTCCTTCGGTCCCGCGCTCAACGAGGACGGCTACTTCGTCGGCCAGATCAAGGGCAACCTCTACTGGGTCACGGACGGCAGCTACCAGGCCATGTTCCTGACCACGCGGGACGGCGTCGTGCTCGTCGACGCGCCGCCCACCATCGGGCACAACCTGAAGCGCGCGATCGACAAGGTCACCGAGGCCAACGGCCGCCCCAGCACGGTGACCCACCTGGTCTACTCCCACTCCCACGCCGACCACATCGGTGCCGCCTCCATCTTCGGCAAGGACGTGACGATCGTCGGCCACGGGGAGACCCGCCGCCTGCTGCGCCTCGACGGCGACGTCAACCGCCCGGCCCCGTCTGTGACGTTCACCGACCGCTACACCCTGCGCGTCGGCGGAGAGACCCTCGAGCTGGCGCACCACGGCGCGAACCACTCGCCCGACAACATCTTCATCTACGCCCCGGCCTACGCCACCCTGATGGTGGTGGACGTGATCTACCCGGGCTGGGTGCCGTTCAGGAACCTCGCCGTCTCAGTGGACATCCCCGCCTGGATCAAGGCCCACGACATCGCCATGAAGTACCCCTGGACGACCCTCGTCGGCGGCCACCTCGGCCGCCTCGGCGTCCGGGCCGACGGCGACCTGCAGAAGCAGTACGTCAACGACCTCATGGCCAGCACCCGCGCCGCCTCGGCGTCGGTCGACCCGACGCCGTACTTCGAGAAGTACGGTCCGACCGGCAACGGCTGGGCCATCACCAAGACCTACTTCGACGCCGTCACCGAGGAAGCGGCCCGCCCCATCATCGAGAAATACATCGGCTTGCTCGGCGGTGCGGACGTCTTCACGTACGACAACGCCTTCACGATGTACGAGTCGCTGCGCATCGACGCCGGCGAGCTCGGCCCCTTCGGCATCAAGCCGTAA
- a CDS encoding SDR family oxidoreductase, producing the protein MKVVVIGGTGLIGSKVVARLGEHGHEAVAAAPNTGVNTLTGEGLADVLQGAQVVVDVSNSPSFEDDAVMEFFRTSTTNLLKAEADAGVTHHVALSVVGTDRLQGSGYFRAKQAQEDLIKTSGNPYSIVHATQFFEFAKGLADGMTDGDTVRLPAAKIQPMVSDDVAAAVGRTSVGAPVGGVVEVAGPETFELEEFIRMGLAAKNDPRKVLTDPQATYWGAALQEDTLLPGPDAHIAETKFADWLAQQK; encoded by the coding sequence ATGAAGGTCGTAGTAATCGGTGGAACCGGGCTCATCGGCTCGAAGGTGGTCGCCAGGCTGGGCGAGCACGGGCACGAGGCGGTCGCGGCCGCACCCAACACTGGCGTCAACACGCTGACGGGCGAGGGGCTGGCCGACGTCCTGCAGGGCGCGCAGGTCGTGGTCGACGTGTCCAACTCCCCCTCGTTCGAGGACGACGCGGTCATGGAGTTCTTCCGTACCTCCACGACCAACCTCCTCAAGGCGGAGGCCGACGCCGGCGTGACGCACCACGTGGCGCTGTCCGTCGTCGGCACCGATCGCCTCCAGGGGAGCGGCTACTTCCGGGCCAAGCAGGCCCAGGAGGACCTGATCAAGACGTCCGGCAACCCCTACTCCATCGTCCACGCGACCCAGTTCTTCGAGTTCGCGAAGGGGCTCGCCGACGGGATGACCGACGGCGACACCGTGCGCCTGCCCGCGGCGAAGATCCAGCCCATGGTGTCCGACGACGTGGCCGCGGCCGTCGGCCGCACCTCGGTCGGCGCCCCGGTGGGCGGCGTGGTGGAGGTCGCGGGCCCCGAGACGTTCGAGCTCGAGGAGTTCATCCGCATGGGACTCGCCGCTAAGAACGACCCCCGCAAGGTCCTCACCGACCCGCAGGCGACGTACTGGGGCGCCGCTCTCCAGGAGGACACGCTCCTCCCGGGGCCGGACGCGCACATCGCCGAGACCAAGTTCGCCGACTGGCTCGCGCAGCAGAAGTAA
- a CDS encoding PRC-barrel domain-containing protein, whose translation MIRSADIREWRNHDVVDLKQRKIGMLEAIYVDTATDQPAMATVRTGLLSRQRLVFVPLDEAVLGPGYVKVSYTKGQVRKAPSIGTDDVLPAEQEEAIFRHYSMTYQPGVNGERQLARR comes from the coding sequence ATGATCCGTTCGGCCGACATCCGCGAGTGGCGCAACCATGACGTGGTTGACCTGAAGCAGCGCAAGATCGGCATGCTCGAAGCGATCTACGTGGACACCGCCACCGACCAACCCGCCATGGCCACCGTCAGGACCGGCCTGCTCAGCCGCCAGCGACTGGTCTTCGTCCCCCTCGACGAGGCAGTCCTCGGGCCGGGCTACGTCAAGGTCTCGTACACCAAGGGGCAGGTACGCAAGGCCCCTTCGATCGGGACGGACGACGTACTGCCCGCCGAACAGGAGGAAGCGATCTTCCGGCACTACAGCATGACGTACCAACCAGGTGTCAACGGCGAACGCCAACTCGCGCGCCGCTGA
- a CDS encoding DUF5994 family protein: protein MIATMLDKPAVDDRASSSLPLRLMLAPAGTASSLIDGAWWPYSRDLTAELPALTAVLDPLWGRITRVTVNPTFWPVVPRKVPVHGRVVRVGWFKAEQDPHKLLLLSYTVGRWDLLVIPPETSAATAARLMTTATDPSRLLTASGLIQEADFFRIAAEADWDSDRERVWDSEGGHEARRPPSRSPAGAVTGQVPNPAEGM from the coding sequence ATGATCGCAACCATGTTGGACAAACCGGCGGTCGACGACCGGGCCTCTTCTTCGTTGCCGCTCCGCCTGATGCTGGCGCCGGCCGGCACCGCCTCGTCCTTGATCGACGGTGCGTGGTGGCCCTACTCCCGCGATCTGACGGCGGAACTGCCGGCGCTCACCGCAGTACTCGACCCGCTGTGGGGGCGGATCACCCGAGTCACGGTGAACCCCACGTTCTGGCCGGTCGTCCCGCGGAAGGTGCCCGTCCACGGGCGTGTCGTGCGGGTCGGCTGGTTCAAGGCCGAGCAGGACCCGCACAAGCTGTTGCTGCTCTCCTACACCGTAGGCCGCTGGGACCTGCTGGTGATACCGCCGGAGACGAGTGCCGCCACAGCTGCCCGGCTGATGACCACTGCCACTGATCCGTCGCGGCTTCTCACTGCGAGCGGCCTGATCCAGGAGGCCGATTTCTTCCGGATCGCGGCCGAGGCCGACTGGGACTCGGACCGGGAGAGGGTCTGGGACTCCGAAGGCGGGCACGAGGCCCGTCGCCCGCCCTCTCGCAGCCCCGCGGGGGCCGTCACCGGCCAGGTGCCGAATCCGGCGGAAGGAATGTGA
- a CDS encoding DUF5994 family protein codes for MSDSEPPRVSKLLPDAVHEAVKPGTALLRLETTHDRQGILDGAWWPRSRDIRAELPGLIAALTEHLGPVTRVGLDSSAWEEMPTRLIIDGRVVHLDFSPVGDDTVLITRGDQDYFSLLVVPPHATPDAARAAMAKAVRADNLTQAGQILIDTGTGRVDTRTGTDRARPIATEEPP; via the coding sequence ATGTCCGACTCCGAACCTCCGCGCGTGTCGAAGCTTCTGCCGGACGCCGTCCACGAGGCCGTCAAACCCGGGACAGCCTTGCTGCGTCTGGAGACGACACACGACCGTCAGGGAATTCTCGACGGTGCCTGGTGGCCGCGTTCCCGCGACATCCGTGCCGAGCTCCCCGGCCTGATCGCCGCGCTGACCGAACACCTCGGGCCGGTTACGCGGGTCGGTCTGGACTCCAGTGCCTGGGAAGAGATGCCGACGCGATTGATCATCGACGGCCGCGTCGTGCACCTCGACTTCTCTCCGGTCGGGGACGACACCGTCCTCATCACCCGGGGCGATCAGGACTACTTCTCCCTGTTGGTGGTCCCGCCGCACGCGACGCCCGACGCGGCACGCGCCGCGATGGCCAAAGCCGTCCGCGCCGACAACCTCACGCAGGCCGGACAGATCCTTATCGACACCGGCACCGGTCGCGTCGACACCCGCACCGGCACCGATCGAGCGCGTCCGATTGCCACGGAAGAGCCTCCCTGA
- a CDS encoding DUF5994 family protein: MSATTDQPPLRIVPFRVPTARLALKPVSTSQGLLDGAWWPRSRDLTHELSALADVLDPLWGRITRIAVNPRYWPAVPRRLPVNGHVVRIGWFTRELDPHKILLLSHTAGLWDLLVIPPETSAPAAARLMAAASESAGPLTTASALMAAEQALHGSSVADRDQDSEETREDEGGALSYPVAVARSSRLITGM; the protein is encoded by the coding sequence ATGTCCGCGACCACCGACCAACCCCCGCTGCGGATCGTGCCCTTCAGGGTTCCGACCGCTCGCCTCGCGCTGAAGCCCGTGAGTACTTCCCAGGGGCTTCTGGACGGCGCCTGGTGGCCCCGCTCCCGGGACCTGACACACGAACTCTCCGCTCTGGCCGATGTGCTGGATCCCCTGTGGGGACGGATCACCCGGATCGCCGTCAACCCTCGGTACTGGCCGGCCGTCCCGCGCCGGCTCCCCGTCAACGGCCATGTGGTGAGGATCGGTTGGTTCACGCGGGAGCTGGACCCCCACAAGATCCTGCTGCTGTCCCACACCGCCGGACTCTGGGACCTGCTGGTGATACCACCGGAGACCAGCGCCCCGGCAGCCGCCCGACTGATGGCTGCCGCGAGCGAGAGCGCCGGCCCTCTGACGACCGCGAGCGCGCTCATGGCAGCGGAACAAGCCCTCCACGGAAGCTCCGTGGCCGACCGGGACCAGGATTCCGAGGAGACCCGGGAGGACGAGGGCGGCGCCTTGTCCTACCCGGTCGCTGTGGCCCGGTCGAGCCGCCTGATCACAGGGATGTGA
- a CDS encoding DUF5994 family protein yields the protein MTAALQPPLPSHPLLRLRLAPRGGLPHHIDGAWWPHSYDLLAELPRLLAGLPRTWGHISSVTVNGATWSATPGRMLVFNQVVRLRRSTAASAPHTVCLLAPNRGRWDLLVVPPDTAQDTAEPLMAAAAGGDT from the coding sequence ATGACCGCCGCCCTGCAGCCCCCGCTCCCCTCGCATCCCCTCCTCCGTCTGCGTCTCGCGCCCCGCGGCGGCCTGCCGCACCATATCGACGGCGCGTGGTGGCCCCACTCGTACGACCTGCTCGCCGAACTCCCGCGGCTGCTCGCCGGGCTGCCGAGGACCTGGGGTCACATCAGCAGCGTCACGGTCAACGGGGCGACGTGGTCCGCGACCCCCGGCCGGATGCTCGTCTTCAACCAGGTCGTGCGCCTGCGCAGGTCCACCGCCGCGTCCGCCCCGCACACGGTCTGTCTGCTCGCCCCCAACCGGGGCAGGTGGGACCTGCTGGTCGTACCGCCCGACACCGCGCAGGACACCGCCGAGCCGCTTATGGCCGCCGCGGCGGGCGGTGACACCTGA
- a CDS encoding DUF5994 family protein, with protein sequence MAAVLQHLPSPPVARLRLAPHRALPRRIDGAWWPRSRNLLVELPLLIGALPPVWGQITGVTVNAAMWSPSPGRILVAHHVVRLRRESGTRDRHTISLFSLGHSRWHLLVVPPELAAADAEHLMAATATITR encoded by the coding sequence ATGGCCGCCGTCCTTCAGCACCTTCCTTCCCCGCCCGTGGCACGCCTGCGGCTGGCGCCACACCGCGCCCTGCCGCGGCGCATCGACGGGGCGTGGTGGCCCCGCTCGCGCAACCTGCTGGTCGAACTCCCGCTGCTGATCGGCGCGTTGCCCCCTGTCTGGGGACAGATCACCGGCGTCACGGTGAACGCGGCGATGTGGTCGCCGTCGCCGGGACGGATACTCGTCGCCCACCACGTCGTACGACTGCGCAGGGAGTCCGGAACGCGGGACCGGCACACCATCAGCCTGTTCAGCCTGGGCCACAGCCGCTGGCACCTGCTGGTCGTGCCCCCGGAGTTGGCCGCGGCGGACGCCGAACACCTGATGGCAGCCACGGCGACCATCACCCGCTGA
- a CDS encoding STAS domain-containing protein, with protein MGSYPDLFDECRVVRAGGELDLTTAPAFAHDLESVRHGTCRVFLIVDLSGVTFVDGSILEPLCAAWEDCHERLGWMRVVYTRPGTGLVFLAGGLLERFPRYASAQDAWQGVPADRGEQRPPPADRSA; from the coding sequence ATGGGCTCGTATCCCGACCTGTTCGACGAGTGCCGCGTGGTGCGGGCCGGCGGTGAGCTGGACCTGACGACCGCCCCGGCCTTCGCCCACGACCTGGAGAGCGTCCGTCACGGCACCTGCCGCGTCTTCCTCATCGTCGATCTGAGCGGTGTGACGTTCGTGGACGGGAGCATCCTGGAGCCGCTGTGCGCGGCATGGGAGGACTGCCACGAGCGGCTCGGGTGGATGCGCGTCGTCTACACGCGGCCGGGTACGGGTCTCGTGTTCCTGGCCGGCGGCCTCCTGGAGCGGTTCCCCCGGTACGCGAGCGCCCAGGACGCCTGGCAGGGCGTACCCGCCGACCGTGGAGAGCAGCGTCCCCCGCCGGCGGACCGATCCGCGTAG
- a CDS encoding ANTAR domain-containing protein — MISDGMADVLRSLRLDGGGDPARACARALGADGVALSLLVGSGRTAEPLWHYPDVSARFEELQFTVGEGPGPDAVSAGAPVLEPDLDRVRSDRWPALLGPAQEMGVHGVCCFPLGIGAIRVGVLTVLCAADRRMSEQPSADAQALAAALTGAILNGDRRGSRSGSGDGPGLDAFLERPSGLNRAAVHQATGIISVQLGAPMEEALLRLRAHAYSSERPLGEVAEDVVARRLRFDDDVSGPYSPDGGKG, encoded by the coding sequence GTGATCAGCGACGGCATGGCCGATGTCCTGCGGTCGCTGCGCCTCGACGGGGGCGGGGACCCGGCGCGGGCGTGCGCGCGTGCGCTGGGCGCCGACGGTGTCGCGCTGTCGCTGCTCGTGGGCAGCGGACGGACGGCGGAGCCGCTGTGGCACTACCCCGACGTGAGCGCGCGGTTCGAGGAACTCCAGTTCACGGTGGGCGAGGGCCCGGGGCCGGACGCGGTCAGCGCCGGAGCGCCCGTCCTGGAGCCCGACCTCGACCGGGTGCGCTCCGACCGGTGGCCCGCGCTGCTGGGGCCCGCGCAGGAGATGGGCGTGCACGGCGTGTGCTGCTTCCCGCTGGGCATCGGGGCGATCCGAGTGGGCGTACTGACCGTGCTGTGCGCCGCGGACCGCAGGATGAGCGAGCAACCGTCGGCGGACGCGCAGGCCCTGGCCGCCGCACTGACCGGCGCGATCCTGAACGGGGACCGGCGAGGAAGCCGGAGTGGGAGCGGAGACGGTCCCGGGCTCGACGCGTTCCTGGAGCGGCCGTCCGGGCTGAACCGCGCGGCAGTGCACCAGGCCACGGGAATAATCAGCGTCCAGCTCGGGGCGCCCATGGAGGAGGCCCTCCTGCGCCTGCGGGCCCACGCCTACAGCAGCGAGCGCCCCCTCGGGGAAGTGGCGGAGGACGTGGTCGCCCGCAGGCTCCGTTTCGACGACGATGTGAGCGGGCCGTATTCGCCCGACGGTGGAAAGGGATGA
- a CDS encoding ANTAR domain-containing protein: MLAERWNASVDDAFAAFRSYARAHHLRLSELAARIVAGDFDTAAIPAPARPGGHQD; the protein is encoded by the coding sequence GTGCTGGCCGAGCGCTGGAACGCCTCCGTCGACGACGCCTTCGCCGCCTTCCGCTCGTACGCACGCGCCCATCACCTGCGTCTGTCGGAGCTGGCCGCCCGGATCGTTGCGGGCGACTTCGACACCGCGGCCATTCCGGCGCCGGCACGACCCGGTGGTCATCAGGACTGA
- a CDS encoding cytochrome P450 → MNEPPRLPEGSFAAWSHDRLALARRGADECGDVWQLESGVYVAATAGPCEEVLRRAQDFPKASSPLFPPLKRSSGAPTSEERAHAHAARMRGLRPQAVAARIGEIAPRAALFADQWPTGQDVEILPPVRHALAEIGVRYLFSEDAPTLLPFASQLFLAREVLVRPSRWVWPRWIPTPARRFRTRQQVAFTNALRPIVRRRRSSGRLGDDMLGQMLRSSSRYGLLPEEAILDTLPGITVATFETPSRAAGWILLHLARHPQAADRVAAEAASLPADPAATTSTHLDSLQYTQALVREVLRLHPPSWLLTRRATRQTQLADYTIDAGSTVLVCPYTAHRDAREHPEPDRFQPERWLDDSGSPAKPGAFLSFGTGPHGCEGAALAMAMLTLLTAQTARRYRLSEPPGPEPSYQVTTFEGLATVGLRLRATLLS, encoded by the coding sequence ATGAATGAGCCGCCGCGGTTGCCCGAAGGCAGCTTCGCGGCCTGGAGCCACGACCGGCTAGCACTAGCGCGCCGTGGCGCTGACGAGTGCGGGGACGTCTGGCAGCTGGAGTCGGGTGTCTACGTAGCCGCTACGGCCGGGCCGTGTGAAGAAGTCCTGCGCCGCGCGCAGGACTTCCCCAAGGCATCCTCGCCTCTCTTCCCGCCGTTGAAGCGGTCGAGCGGAGCACCGACGTCTGAGGAGCGTGCGCACGCTCACGCCGCCCGCATGCGCGGACTACGCCCGCAGGCGGTTGCAGCCCGGATCGGTGAGATTGCGCCCAGGGCCGCTCTATTTGCTGACCAGTGGCCCACGGGCCAGGACGTCGAGATTCTGCCCCCGGTCCGGCACGCCCTGGCAGAGATCGGCGTGCGCTACCTCTTCTCCGAAGACGCTCCCACCCTGCTGCCCTTTGCCTCACAGCTCTTCCTGGCCCGGGAGGTGCTCGTACGCCCCTCGCGCTGGGTATGGCCGCGCTGGATCCCCACACCGGCACGGCGGTTCCGCACACGGCAGCAAGTCGCCTTCACCAACGCTTTGCGGCCCATCGTCCGCCGGCGCCGTTCATCGGGCCGGCTCGGTGACGACATGCTGGGACAGATGCTCCGGTCCTCCTCCCGCTACGGCCTACTGCCAGAAGAGGCCATCCTCGACACTCTCCCCGGAATCACCGTCGCGACCTTCGAGACACCTTCCCGGGCAGCCGGATGGATCCTGCTCCACCTGGCCCGGCACCCCCAGGCAGCGGACCGCGTCGCGGCCGAAGCCGCCTCGCTGCCCGCGGACCCGGCCGCGACGACCAGCACCCACCTCGACAGCCTGCAATACACCCAGGCACTGGTACGCGAGGTGCTCCGACTGCACCCCCCGAGCTGGCTACTGACCCGGCGCGCCACGCGACAGACCCAGCTCGCCGACTACACCATCGACGCCGGGTCCACCGTTCTCGTGTGCCCCTACACCGCCCACCGCGACGCACGGGAACACCCCGAGCCGGACCGGTTCCAGCCCGAGCGCTGGCTCGATGATTCGGGCTCGCCGGCGAAACCCGGGGCCTTCCTCTCCTTCGGTACCGGGCCGCATGGCTGCGAGGGAGCCGCTCTGGCCATGGCGATGCTGACGCTCCTGACTGCGCAGACCGCCCGCCGCTACCGCTTGAGCGAGCCGCCCGGACCGGAACCCAGCTACCAGGTCACCACCTTCGAAGGTCTCGCAACTGTCGGCTTGCGCCTGCGTGCCACCTTGCTCAGCTGA
- a CDS encoding GNAT family N-acetyltransferase, with amino-acid sequence MASSWTGKRVRLRAIEPDDWTAFMRFADDDGQRGNRLDLPRSAESYRAWAKEQAVAKYDDDRFRLAVESTATGALVGTVGSHRTGPRSGWFEFDIAIGSDHRRKGYAAEAVMLLLRFMFAERRYHKCLAAIFAHNEASLALTRRLGFTEEGRLREHVFFAGRHHDLVMMGMLANEFDQRHTMREP; translated from the coding sequence ATGGCATCGTCCTGGACTGGTAAACGGGTACGCCTACGCGCTATCGAGCCCGACGACTGGACAGCGTTCATGCGCTTCGCCGACGATGACGGGCAGCGAGGGAACCGGCTGGATCTACCGCGGTCCGCCGAGAGCTACCGTGCCTGGGCGAAGGAACAAGCCGTTGCCAAGTACGATGACGACCGCTTCCGGTTGGCAGTCGAATCGACGGCCACGGGAGCGCTGGTTGGCACAGTCGGCTCACATCGCACCGGCCCTCGTTCAGGCTGGTTCGAGTTCGATATCGCGATCGGCTCTGACCACCGGCGCAAGGGCTACGCGGCAGAAGCCGTAATGCTGCTGCTGCGCTTCATGTTTGCCGAGCGGCGCTATCACAAATGCCTGGCAGCGATCTTCGCCCACAACGAGGCATCGCTGGCACTTACCCGTCGGCTCGGCTTCACCGAGGAGGGGCGCTTGCGGGAACACGTTTTCTTCGCCGGCCGGCACCACGACCTCGTCATGATGGGCATGCTCGCCAACGAGTTCGACCAGCGACACACGATGAGAGAACCATGA
- a CDS encoding CGNR zinc finger domain-containing protein produces MNLDHAFVCGNPALDFAATLRARRSVRFEMFTTPDRLNAWYVESGIVDAVSPSQEADVEQATTVREAIYELVTARRLAEDYDGAALTVLNNAARKPPAVPQLTPSGRWTQATPEEALSMVARHAVELLSGPDVPLLKECDNPECTRTYIDRSRGKRRQWCGMESCGNKIKAAAYRARKKTAPAAAH; encoded by the coding sequence GTGAACCTCGACCATGCTTTCGTGTGCGGAAACCCGGCACTCGACTTCGCCGCAACGCTCCGAGCGCGCCGTTCGGTGCGCTTCGAGATGTTCACGACGCCGGACAGGCTGAACGCGTGGTACGTGGAGTCCGGCATCGTCGATGCGGTCTCCCCCAGTCAGGAGGCCGACGTCGAGCAGGCGACGACCGTACGGGAAGCCATTTACGAGCTGGTTACCGCCCGTCGGCTCGCGGAGGACTACGACGGGGCGGCGCTGACCGTGCTGAACAACGCGGCACGCAAGCCGCCCGCGGTGCCGCAGCTCACTCCGTCGGGGCGATGGACGCAGGCAACGCCGGAAGAAGCCCTTTCCATGGTGGCGCGCCACGCCGTCGAGCTCCTGAGCGGGCCGGACGTGCCCCTGCTCAAGGAGTGCGACAACCCGGAGTGCACCCGCACCTACATCGACCGCTCTCGGGGCAAGCGCCGGCAGTGGTGCGGGATGGAGTCCTGCGGCAACAAGATCAAGGCAGCCGCGTACCGCGCCCGCAAGAAGACCGCGCCCGCGGCGGCCCACTGA
- a CDS encoding alpha/beta fold hydrolase, protein MINRRSFSKALGLGTGAAAVSLTGLQGLQAASAVTRSGASPASTVSTVVPAAHSTFPRLKQIRAGLLSVGYAELGPAHGPAVICLHGWPYDIHSYVDVAPLLAEEGYRVIVPYLRGHGTTRFLSDRTFRNAQQSAIALDIIALMDALKIERAVLAGFDWGSRTADIIAALWPERCKALVSVSGYLITNLEANLKPLAPKAEHNWWYQYYFSTERGRLAMEDKTLRHDLARLVWDTVSPTWDFDDATFERTAAAFGNPDYAAIVIHNYRWRLSLADGERRYDGPEKRLAARPVIEVPTITLDPERDPFTAPGDGASYRDRFTGKYEHRTLLGIGHNLPQEAPTAFAQAVIDVDHF, encoded by the coding sequence ATGATCAACAGGCGTAGCTTCAGCAAGGCCCTGGGACTGGGCACGGGTGCGGCAGCCGTCTCACTGACCGGCCTGCAGGGCCTGCAGGCCGCGTCCGCCGTCACCCGGAGCGGCGCATCCCCGGCGTCGACCGTTTCCACGGTCGTCCCCGCCGCGCACAGCACCTTTCCGCGGCTGAAGCAGATCAGGGCCGGTCTGCTGAGCGTCGGCTACGCGGAACTGGGCCCCGCCCACGGTCCCGCGGTCATCTGCCTGCACGGCTGGCCGTACGACATCCACAGCTACGTCGACGTCGCCCCACTGCTGGCCGAGGAGGGCTACCGGGTGATCGTCCCGTATCTGCGCGGCCACGGCACGACGCGCTTCCTCTCCGACCGGACGTTCCGGAATGCCCAGCAGTCGGCCATCGCCCTGGACATCATCGCCTTGATGGACGCCCTCAAGATCGAGAGGGCCGTTCTGGCCGGCTTCGACTGGGGATCGCGCACCGCCGACATCATCGCCGCACTCTGGCCCGAACGCTGCAAGGCCCTCGTGTCGGTGAGCGGATATCTCATCACCAACCTCGAGGCCAACCTGAAGCCGCTGGCACCCAAGGCCGAACACAACTGGTGGTACCAGTACTACTTCTCCACCGAGCGAGGCCGGCTCGCCATGGAGGACAAGACCCTGCGCCACGACCTGGCCAGGCTCGTCTGGGACACCGTCTCCCCGACGTGGGACTTCGACGACGCCACGTTCGAGCGCACGGCGGCGGCCTTCGGCAACCCCGACTACGCGGCCATCGTCATCCACAACTACCGCTGGCGGCTGAGCCTCGCCGACGGGGAGCGCCGCTACGACGGACCCGAGAAGCGGCTTGCCGCGCGGCCGGTCATCGAGGTGCCCACCATCACCCTCGACCCCGAGCGGGATCCCTTCACCGCTCCGGGTGACGGCGCCTCGTACCGGGACAGGTTCACGGGCAAGTACGAGCACCGAACCCTGCTGGGGATCGGCCACAACCTGCCCCAGGAGGCACCCACCGCCTTCGCCCAGGCCGTCATCGACGTGGACCATTTCTGA